In a single window of the Nilaparvata lugens isolate BPH chromosome 1, ASM1435652v1, whole genome shotgun sequence genome:
- the LOC111060160 gene encoding uncharacterized protein LOC111060160, translating to MGSIMKSKIKRNKRRWWVKRLYENRFQYGNKLLRDIRYEIDDPNFIRMSKKDFDNLLNLIQPVIDKSDTVMREAITSQERLALTLRFLASGDSFVSLQYLFRISKQIISYIIPEVCDALIKALKDFIKLPSSSGEWESISKEFEEKWNFPHVLGAMDGKHVQLRAPWNSGTEYYNYKHFFSIVLFALVDANYNFLYVNVGSPGRFSDGGVFKNTELYRKLENRTLNIPSPKPLQIPYRIEVPYFILGDQAFELNDYTMTPFRGTPHAGSIERIFNYRLSRARRVVENTFGVVSSKFEVLLKPIRLQPEKAKIVVLSVAYLHNYLRKQTSSNQLYMPSGMVDREESGELIPGTWRQGQISGSLIPLGHTPRRSGIASKNIQLHLARHFSTNGSIPWQNNYS from the exons ATGGGTAGTataatgaaatcaaaaataaaacgcAACAAACGACGTTGGTGGGTAAAAAGATTATATGAGAATAGATTTCAGTacggaaataaattgctacgtGACATCAGATATGAAATCGACGATCCAAACTTTATTAGGATGTCAAAAAAAGATTTTGATAATCTACTGAATTTAATTCAACCAGTTATAGATAAAAGTGATACTGTAATGAGGGAAGCAATTACTTCACAAGAGCGATTGGCCCTAACTTTGAGGTTCTTAGCATCAGGCGATTCATTTGTCAGCTTGCAATATCTATTCCGAATCTCAAAACAGATTATTTCTTATATAATACCAGAagtttgtgatgctcttatcaAAGCATTAAAGGACTTTATAAAG ttACCATCTTCAAGTGGAGAATGGGAATCGATATCAAAGGAGTTTGAAGAAAAATGGAATTTCCCCCATGTACTGGGGGCAATGGACGGGAAACATGTCCAGCTACGAGCACCATGGAACAGTGGCACTGAATACTACAATTAcaaacatttttttagtattgtGCTATTTGCCTTGGTTGATGCCAATTACAATTTTCTGTATGTAAATGTTGGCAGTCCTGGAAGATTCTCAGATGGGGGTGTTTTTAAAAATACTGAGCTGTatagaaaactagaaaataggACACTTAATATCCCCAGTCCAAAACCATTACAGATTCCCTACAGAATAGAAGTTCCTTACTTCATCTTGGGTGATCAAGCTTTTGAACTTAATGACTACACTATGACACCATTTAGAGGAACTCCACATGCAGGTTCAATTGAACGAATATTCAATTATAGATTGTCCAGGGCACGCAGGGTAGTCGAAAATACCTTTGGAGTGGTCAGTTCAAAGTTTGAGGTTTTGTTGAAGCCCATACGACTTCAACCAGAAAAGGCCAAGATTGTAGTTTTATCTGTTGCATATTTACACAACTACCTACGAAAACAAACATCTTCAAATCAATTGTACATGCCCAGTGGAATGGTGGATAGAGAGGAAAGTGGAGAGTTAATCCCAGGAACATGGAGACAAGGACAAATATCTGGTAGCTTGATACCACTTGGACATACACCAAGAAGATCTGGCATTGCATCTAAAAACATTCAATTACATTTAGCTCGACACTTTTCTACAAATGGCTCAATCCCATGGCAAAACAACTATTCgtaa
- the LOC111045558 gene encoding serine/threonine-protein kinase 16, with product MNTLGLSLIVKMGCFCTKNVLHINSQKYYVKEELGEGGFSVVLLVENARTKKYYAVKKIICHSIDDQKQAEQEIEYHKCINHPNVIRCLDSSITGMADPVMNLTSEALLLLPYYPKGTLAKELETRCKNRHYMELTDILRVFLQICDGVKAFHEAKPVPLAHRDLKTANILLDVDYSPVIVDLGSVAAASIKICGGSEAQRLQDNVNERCTMPYRAPELFNIESYCMIDQRIDIWSLGCVLYAMCYFKSPFDIIYERGDSVALATVSGNISFPEITPYPEEVHDLMRYMLKVNPMERPYIYSVIEKAHDTLAKIRVTA from the exons ATGAATACATTAGGACTTAGCTTGATTGTCAAAATGGGTTGTTTTTGTACCAAAAATGTGTTGCATATAAATTCGCAAAAATATTATGTAAAAGAGGAGCTAGGCGAAGG GGGATTCAGTGTGGTTCTTCTGGTAGAAAATGCAAGAACAAAAAAATACTATGCAGTCAAGAAAATAATCTGTCATAGTATAGATGACCAGAAACAGGCAGAACAAGAAATAGAGTATCATAAATGCATAAATCATCCAAATGTTATACGATGTTTAGATTCTAGTATAACAGGAATGGCAGATCCTGTTATGAATTTGACTAGTGAAGCCTTGCTTCTCTTACCTTATTATCCG AAAGGAACATTAGCCAAAGAACTTGAAACGAGATGTAAGAATAGACACTACATGGAGCTAACCGATATACTGCgagtttttcttcaaatttgcgATGGAGTGAAAGCATTCCACGAAGCCAAGCCAGTGCCATTAGCTCATAGAGACTTAAAAACAGCCAACATACTTTTGGACGTTGATTATTCTCCAGTAATTGTTGATCTGG gaTCAGTGGCTGCGGCTAGTATCAAGATTTGTGGCGGCAGCGAAGCGCAGCGCCTGCAGGATAATGTGAACGAACGGTGCACGATGCCCTACCGCGCACCAGAACTCTTCAACATTGAGAGCTACTGTATGATAGATCAGCGCATCGACATATGG TCACTGGGCTGTGTATTGTATGCGATGTGTTACTTCAAATCACCGTTCGATATAATCTACGAGAGGGGAGATTCAGTAGCTCTGGCGACCGTCAGTGGAAATATCAGCTTTCCTGAAATCACTCCCTACCCAGAA GAAGTTCACGACTTGATGCGGTACATGCTGAAAGTGAATCCGATGGAGCGGCCTTACATTTACAGTGTCATCGAGAAAGCACATGATACCCTTGCCAAAATAAGAGTTACAGCTTGA
- the LOC111054211 gene encoding uncharacterized protein LOC111054211, translated as MDNNEVFNLIDGYRRLPILWDTKNPKYMNRNLREDAWKELSEISRTSVKDVKKKIASLLGSYRREKSRHKSSLVTGSGGDDVYKSKWFAYDLFKQFLGDKSIPKDTMDTLESKDENPEEGAASQRLDVDEPAPEIRPTEESHSMDEEGAQKRKRKRSSDPQNEMFLEAFQILKKSSSNVPIEDAFNSFALHVANEMRKYDERILPYVKREILNVLFKADTGGFNHLISSSPAIPSTFSTINHPLTSHNPTPSTSTTTLHHNYCRTSTMSAPPSPTTPHTITFDLDEEMLMIDHQEEL; from the exons ATGGACAATAATgaagtttttaatttaattgatGGGTACAGAAGACTGCCTATTTTGTGGGACACTAAAAATCCCAAGTATATGAATAGAAATTTGCGGGAGGATGCGTGGAAGGAGTTATCTGAAATTTCGAGAACCTCAGTTAAAGATGTAAAGAAAAAAATTGCATCGCTATTGGGGTCGTACAGAAGAGAGAAGAGCCGGCATAAAAGCAGCTTGGTAACTGGTTCTG gTGGAGATGACGTTTACAAAAGCAAGTGGTTTGCATACGATCTTTTCAAGCAGTTTCTTGGTGACAAGAGCATTCCAAAAGATACAATGGACACGTTGGAAAGTAAA GATGAAAATCCAGAAGAGGGAGCTGCATCTCAGAGACTGGATGTAGATGAGCCAGCTCCTGAAATTAGGCCTACTGAAGAGTCTCATTCTATGGATGAAGAAGGAgctcaaaaaagaaaaagaaaacgtTCATCAGACCCCCAGAATGAAATGTTTTTGGAGgcatttcaaatattgaaaaaatcaagcaGTAATGTTCCTATTGAAGATGCTTTCAATTCATTTGCACTGCACGTTGcaaatgaaatgagaaaatatgatGAACGCATTCTTCCTTATGTGAAAAGAGAaatattaaatgtattattcaaagcTGACACTGGAGGGTTCAACCATCTTATTAGCTCCTCACCTGCAATCCCCTCAACTTTCTCCACAATCAATCATCCTTTAACATCCCACAATCCCACTCCCTCAACCTCAACTACAACCCTACACCACAACTACTGTAGAACATCTACAATGtctgctcctccttctcccacAACACCTCACACAATTACATTTGATCTTGATGAGGAAATGCTCATGATCGACCACCAGGAGGAGTTGTAG
- the LOC120352439 gene encoding uncharacterized protein LOC120352439, which translates to MVLPLILLLLAPATSYKMVDLSRTSGIAPIKIQNSHIINETFTYVHNINTSYLRLELSNIETFVDFLAKRNNIDKSRLSMMKLNLKYTKNKLNEIQSVNYRQKRGLFNGLGSAISWITGNMDADDKERYDKILQTVQSNEYHLSNNVDKQFAVNQKLINEFNNEMKVIRANNLKISNYFNSLFNESNRMEMNQQSSLLFDSLLLLNNKISDIVTSLEFCKLKILHSSIISHDDLFLLQKNSNVSFISNKISVLWKLSKVHCGIFKDHISYFVDVPLLSTVYETFFLLSYPVIVGNEILTTIAHPSFVLRNDKLFSGNCELIYDDYYCSEVSELNDKCIEQLLNDRNLDGRI; encoded by the coding sequence ATGGTACTGCCCCTAATTCTCCTGTTGCTGGCCCCAGCAACGTCTTATAAGATGGTAGATTTGAGCAGAACATCTGGTATTGCTCCAATCAAGATACAGAATTCTCATATAATTAATGAAACTTTTACCTATGTTCATAATATTAATACTAGTTATTTACGTTTAGAATTAAGTAATATTGAAACATTTGTTGATTTTCTCGCTAaaaggaataatattgataagagtCGCTTAAGtatgatgaaattgaatttgaaatacactaagaataaattgaatgagattCAATCCGTTAATTATAGGCAGAAAAGAGGTCTTTTTAATGGTTTAGGATCCGCGATTTCGTGGATCACTGGGAACATGGATGCTGATGATAAGGAAAGATATGACAAAATTTTGCAGACAGTCCAATCTAATGAATATCATCTTAGTAACAATGTAGACAAGCAATTTGCTGTAAATCAGAAATTAATTAACGAATTCAATAATGAGATGAAAGTAATCAGAGCGAATAATCTAAAAATCAGCAATTACTTTAATTCTTTGTTCAATGAATCGAACCGAATGGAAATGAATCAGCAATCCTCTTTGTTATTCGACTCGCTCCTGcttctgaataataaaatatctgaCATTGTAACTAGTCtcgaattttgtaaattgaaaatactgcattcttctattatttctcATGATGATCTTTTTCTCCTACAAAAAAACTCAAATGTCagctttatttcaaataaaattagtgTGTTATGGAAACTAAGCAAAGTACATTGTGGAATATTTAAagaccatatttcatattttgtggaCGTACCGCTATTGTCAACTGTTtatgaaacgttttttctattgtCTTATCCTGTCATTGTCGGTAACGAAATTTTAACAACTATTGCACATCCTTCTTTTGTTCTTCGAAATGACAAATTATTTTCTGGAAATTGTGAActcatttatgatgattattattgtagtgaagtaAGCGAACTTAATGATAAATGTATTGAGCAATTATTAAATGATAGGAATCTAGACGGCAGAATATGA